The following proteins are co-located in the Microvirga ossetica genome:
- a CDS encoding ABC transporter substrate binding protein: MRQAISAAGQANGGLAAMPDTFLVDHRELIIQMTAQHHVPAIDTNRLFANEGGLISYRFDVPDIYRRAASYADRVLRGARPSELPVQAPMVFQLVINLKTAKALGVTVPPTLLAQAEELIE, encoded by the coding sequence ATGCGCCAGGCGATCAGCGCGGCTGGCCAAGCCAATGGTGGGCTCGCAGCCATGCCGGACACGTTTCTGGTCGATCATCGTGAACTGATCATCCAAATGACCGCTCAGCACCATGTGCCAGCCATCGATACGAATCGGCTCTTCGCGAACGAGGGCGGGCTCATATCCTACAGATTTGATGTCCCGGACATATATCGACGAGCGGCGTCCTACGCGGATCGGGTCCTGCGGGGCGCTCGCCCGAGTGAGCTGCCAGTGCAAGCACCGATGGTGTTCCAGCTGGTGATCAACCTGAAAACCGCCAAGGCACTCGGGGTTACCGTCCCACCGACACTCCTTGCCCAAGCCGAGGAGTTGATCGAGTAG